A single genomic interval of Zingiber officinale cultivar Zhangliang chromosome 4A, Zo_v1.1, whole genome shotgun sequence harbors:
- the LOC121970172 gene encoding zinc finger CCCH domain-containing protein 17-like isoform X1, which produces MDFEQPDRYGNRRGYQRAGSSQVPDRSNKVCFHWQAGRCSRHPCPFLHSDPPQTVLADGAAKRGHLQGHVSRNIASAGAPPSKWGKGRAGGKAPDKIYNYFLAGNCSFGDKCRFLHSWFMSDSFSLLTQLQGHQKVVTGIALPSGSNKLYSCSKDESVRVWDTQTGKCVGAINMGCEVGCMTSEGPWLFIGVVNAVKAWNTQTTTEQGLDGPVGQVYALTIGNGCTNISVEI; this is translated from the exons ATGGACTTCGAGCAACCAGATCGGTACGGAAACAGGAGGGGCTACCAGCGAGCGGGGTCGTCTCAGGTTCCAGACAGAAGCAACAAGGTATGCTTCCACTGGCAGGCGGGGCGATGCAGCCGTCACCCGTGTCCCTTTCTCCATAGCGACCCGCCGCAGACCGTGCTCGCCGATGGTGCTGCTAAGCGGGGGCACTTGCAAGGCCACGTGTCTAGAAATATTGCCTCTGCGGGTGCGCCGCCCTCCAAGTGGGGTAAGGGTCGAGCGGGTGGCAAGGCTCCCGACAAAATCTACAATTACTTCCTCGCTGGAAATTGTAGTTTCGGAGATAAGTGTAGGTTCCTGCATTCGTGGTTCATGAGCGATAGCTTCTCTCTCTTGACCCAACTCCAGGGGCATCAAAAG GTAGTGACTGGTATCGCTCTGCCTTCAGGGTCTAATAAACTCTACTCTTGTAGCAAGGATGAGTCTGTTCGTGTTTGGGATACTCAAACTGGGAAG TGCGTTGGAGCCATCAATATGGGATGTGAGGTTGGATGTATGACCAGTGAAGGTCCTTGGTTATTTATTGGAGTTGTGAATGCTGTCAAG GCATGGAACACACAAACAACAACAGAACAAGGCCTTGATGGCCCTGTCGGACAAGTTTACGCTTTGACCATTGGTAATG GATGCACGAATATTAGTGTGGAAATTTAG
- the LOC121970172 gene encoding zinc finger CCCH domain-containing protein 17-like isoform X2, which yields MDFEQPDRYGNRRGYQRAGSSQVPDRSNKVCFHWQAGRCSRHPCPFLHSDPPQTVLADGAAKRGHLQGHVSRNIASAGAPPSKWGKGRAGGKAPDKIYNYFLAGNCSFGDKCRFLHSWFMSDSFSLLTQLQGHQKVVTGIALPSGSNKLYSCSKDESVRVWDTQTGKCVGAINMGCEVGCMTSEGPWLFIGVVNAVKAWNTQTTTEQGLDGPVGQVYALTIGCTNISVEI from the exons ATGGACTTCGAGCAACCAGATCGGTACGGAAACAGGAGGGGCTACCAGCGAGCGGGGTCGTCTCAGGTTCCAGACAGAAGCAACAAGGTATGCTTCCACTGGCAGGCGGGGCGATGCAGCCGTCACCCGTGTCCCTTTCTCCATAGCGACCCGCCGCAGACCGTGCTCGCCGATGGTGCTGCTAAGCGGGGGCACTTGCAAGGCCACGTGTCTAGAAATATTGCCTCTGCGGGTGCGCCGCCCTCCAAGTGGGGTAAGGGTCGAGCGGGTGGCAAGGCTCCCGACAAAATCTACAATTACTTCCTCGCTGGAAATTGTAGTTTCGGAGATAAGTGTAGGTTCCTGCATTCGTGGTTCATGAGCGATAGCTTCTCTCTCTTGACCCAACTCCAGGGGCATCAAAAG GTAGTGACTGGTATCGCTCTGCCTTCAGGGTCTAATAAACTCTACTCTTGTAGCAAGGATGAGTCTGTTCGTGTTTGGGATACTCAAACTGGGAAG TGCGTTGGAGCCATCAATATGGGATGTGAGGTTGGATGTATGACCAGTGAAGGTCCTTGGTTATTTATTGGAGTTGTGAATGCTGTCAAG GCATGGAACACACAAACAACAACAGAACAAGGCCTTGATGGCCCTGTCGGACAAGTTTACGCTTTGACCATTG GATGCACGAATATTAGTGTGGAAATTTAG